A single Drosophila miranda strain MSH22 chromosome XR, D.miranda_PacBio2.1, whole genome shotgun sequence DNA region contains:
- the LOC108151384 gene encoding E3 ubiquitin-protein ligase Nedd-4 isoform X12 — MAESTTTSPSGTSEDGQIHGYNNSDNDSGDSCHLRIVVLSGQSLAKKDIFGASDPYVRIDLNTINGDINIDSVLTKTKKKTLNPSWNEEFIFRVKPSEHKLVFQVFDENRLTRDDFLGMVELTLVNLPTEQEGRTIGDQGYTLRPRSAKSRIKGYLKIYHAFIRETREQSEPSSSNSDGEWEHVEATNASDTSAQPHPFPTGGNDALPAGWEERQDANGRTYYVNHTARTTQWERPTVLNSNSGQSADQLASDFQRRFHISVDETETGRSANEDNDHTDSHNSSEISAPPTRRNSEEDNAAVPPQDQNAGGEEEALPPRWSMQVAPNGRTFFIDHASRRTTWIDPRNGRASPMPNQTRRVEDDLGPLPEGWEERVHTDGRVFYIDHNTRTTQWEDPRLSNPNIAGQAVPYSRDYKQKYEYFKSHIRKPTNVPNKLEIRIRRTSILEDSYRIISSVTKTDLLKTKLWVEFEGETGLDYGGLAREWFYLLSKEMFNPYYGLFEYSAMDNYTLQINNGSGLCNEEHLSYFKFIGRIAGMAVYHGKLLDAFFIRPFYKMMLQKPIDLKDMESVDTEYYNSLMWIKENDPRILELTFCLDDDVLGQKSQHDLKPGGANIDVTNENKDEYIKLVIEWRFVARVKEQMSSFLDGFGSIIPLNLIKIFDEHELELLMCGIQNIDVKDWRENTLYKGDYHMNHIIIQWFWRAVLSFSNEMRSRLLQFVTGTSRVPMNGFKELYGSNGPQMFTIEKWGTPNNFPRAHTCFNRLDLPPYEGYLQLKDKLIKAIEGSQGFAGVD, encoded by the exons AACGACTCTGGCGACTCGTGTCATCTGCGGATTGTGGTGCTCAGCGGCCAGTCCCTGGCCAAGAAGGACATATTCGGCGCCAG CGATCCATATGTCCGAATCGATTTGAACACAATCAATGGTGATATTAATATTGACTCGGTtttgacaaaaacaaaaaagaag ACACTGAATCCATCCTGGAACGAGGAGTTCATATTCAGA GTGAAACCCTCTGAGCATAAGCTTGTCTTTCAAGTATTCGACGAGAATCGGCTGACTCGCGACGACTTTCTGGGCATGGTCGAGCTCACGCTGGTCAATCTGCCCACAGAGCAGGAGGGTCGCACGATCGGCGACCAAGGCTACACTCTGCGTCCGCGCAG CGCCAAATCCCGCATCAAGGGCTATCTGAAGATCTATCACGCCTTCATCCGTGAGACGCGCGAACAGAGCGAGCCCTCGAGCAGCAACAGCGATGGGGAATGGGAGCATGTGGAGGCCACCAATGCCAGCGACACGTCAGCGCAGCCG CACCCGTTTCCTACTGGCGGCAATGATGCCTTGCCCGCCGGCTGGGAGGAGCGACAGGATGCCAATGGGCGCACATATTATGTGAATCATACGGCAAGGACGACGCAATGGGAGAGACCCACTGT TTTGAATAGCAACAGTGGCCAGTCGGCTGATCAACTGGCCTCGGATTTCCAGCGACGTTTTCACATCAGCGTGGACGAAACGGAGACTGGACGCTCGGCG AACGAAGACAACGATCACACAGACAGCCACAATTCCTCAGAGATCTCAGCTCCGCCCACCCGACGCAATTCCGAGGAAGACAATGCGGCTGTGCCACCACAGGATCAA AATGCTGGCGGCGAGGAGGAGGCACTGCCACCGCGCTGGTCCATGCAAGTGGCGCCCAACGGCCGCACTTTCTTCATTGACCATGCCTCGCGCCGCACCACCTGGATAGATCCACGCAATGGACGGGCCAGTCCCATGCCAAACCAGACACGACGCGTCGAGGACGACCTGGGACCCTTGCCGGAGGGCTGGGAGGAGCGTGTGCATACGGATGGGCGTGTATTCTACATAGATCACA ATACACGCACCACACAGTGGGAGGATCCACGTTTGTCCAATCCAAACATTGCCGGACAGGCGGTGCCCTATTCGAGGGATTACAAACAGAAATACGAGTATTTCAAGAGTCACATTAGAAAGCCT ACAAACGTACCAAATAAACTGGAAATACGCATTCGCCGTACATCCATATTGGAGGACTCGTACCGAATCATCAGTTCGGTGACAAAAACAGATCTACTGAAGACTAAGTTGTGGGTGGAATTTGAGGGAGAGACTGGTTTAG ATTACGGTGGCCTTGCTAGGGAGTGGTTCTATTTACTATCCAAAGAAATGTTTAATCCATACTACGGACTATTTGAGTACTCGGCGATGGATAACTACACATTGCAAATCAACAACGGCAGCGGTTTGTGCAACGAGGAGCATTTAAGTTACTTCAA ATTCATTGGACGGATTGCTGGCATGGCTGTATATCATGGCAAGCTGCTGGATGCCTTCTTTATTCGTCCTTTCTACAAGATGATGCTGCAAAAGCCCATCGACCTGAAGGACATGGAGTCTGTGGACACGGAGTACTACAACTCTTTGATGTGGATCAAGGAGAACGATCCGCGCATTCTGGAGCTGACATTCTGCCTGGACGATGATGTGCTCGGCCAGAAGAGCCAGCACGATCTGAAGCCTGGTGGCGCCAACATAGACGTGACCAATGAGAACAAAGACGAGTACATCAA GCTCGTCATTGAATGGCGCTTTGTCGCGCGCGTCAAGGAACAAATGTCGTCCTTTCTCGACGGCTTTGGCTCGATTATTCCCCTGAATCTGATAAAGATCTTCGATGAgcacgagctggagctgctAATGTGCGGCATCCAGAACATCGATGTCAAGGACTGGCGCGAGAATACGCTGTACAAGGGCGACTATCACATGAATCACATTATTATCCAATGGTTCTGGCGCGCCGTTCTCTCCTTTTCCAACGAGATGCGCTCTCGCCTCCTACAGTTCGTGACCGGCACCTCACGCGTGCCCATGAACGGTTTCAAAGAGCTGTACGGCTCGAATGGCCCACAGATGTTCACCATCGAGAAGTGGGGCACACCCAACAACTTTCCACGGGCACACACTTG CTTTAATCGCCTGGACCTGCCGCCCTATGAGGGCTACCTGCAGCTGAAGGACAAGCTGATCAAGGCCATTGAGGGCAGTCAAGGCTTCGCGGGTGTTGATTAA
- the LOC108151384 gene encoding E3 ubiquitin-protein ligase Nedd-4 isoform X3, with the protein MSARSSGSVAAVAAMSAAASSSSAAASGGDVPRPPPRRRAASVAGQQQTRQEFGNGHTPRRSLAAVNDSGDSCHLRIVVLSGQSLAKKDIFGASDPYVRIDLNTINGDINIDSVLTKTKKKTLNPSWNEEFIFRVKPSEHKLVFQVFDENRLTRDDFLGMVELTLVNLPTEQEGRTIGDQGYTLRPRSSAKSRIKGYLKIYHAFIRETREQSEPSSSNSDGEWEHVEATNASDTSAQPHPFPTGGNDALPAGWEERQDANGRTYYVNHTARTTQWERPTVLNSNSGQSADQLASDFQRRFHISVDETETGRSADAVSRNSLEDESTAVNTPEATTPTTISSPNTTPTIHNENNGNGSGNMLIDPTQDTTSFVYNSLRHPVAARPPEISATSLQNDLRPVRQAPDVPDIAMTTILTRRAIDNMAYNLGRHEQEHNQQQQQQQRQQRRRQQMQLHIQQHQQRQQQQNRQLNEDNDHTDSHNSSEISAPPTRRNSEEDNAAVPPQDQNAGGEEEALPPRWSMQVAPNGRTFFIDHASRRTTWIDPRNGRASPMPNQTRRVEDDLGPLPEGWEERVHTDGRVFYIDHNTRTTQWEDPRLSNPNIAGQAVPYSRDYKQKYEYFKSHIRKPTNVPNKLEIRIRRTSILEDSYRIISSVTKTDLLKTKLWVEFEGETGLDYGGLAREWFYLLSKEMFNPYYGLFEYSAMDNYTLQINNGSGLCNEEHLSYFKFIGRIAGMAVYHGKLLDAFFIRPFYKMMLQKPIDLKDMESVDTEYYNSLMWIKENDPRILELTFCLDDDVLGQKSQHDLKPGGANIDVTNENKDEYIKLVIEWRFVARVKEQMSSFLDGFGSIIPLNLIKIFDEHELELLMCGIQNIDVKDWRENTLYKGDYHMNHIIIQWFWRAVLSFSNEMRSRLLQFVTGTSRVPMNGFKELYGSNGPQMFTIEKWGTPNNFPRAHTCFNRLDLPPYEGYLQLKDKLIKAIEGSQGFAGVD; encoded by the exons AACGACTCTGGCGACTCGTGTCATCTGCGGATTGTGGTGCTCAGCGGCCAGTCCCTGGCCAAGAAGGACATATTCGGCGCCAG CGATCCATATGTCCGAATCGATTTGAACACAATCAATGGTGATATTAATATTGACTCGGTtttgacaaaaacaaaaaagaag ACACTGAATCCATCCTGGAACGAGGAGTTCATATTCAGA GTGAAACCCTCTGAGCATAAGCTTGTCTTTCAAGTATTCGACGAGAATCGGCTGACTCGCGACGACTTTCTGGGCATGGTCGAGCTCACGCTGGTCAATCTGCCCACAGAGCAGGAGGGTCGCACGATCGGCGACCAAGGCTACACTCTGCGTCCGCGCAG CAGCGCCAAATCCCGCATCAAGGGCTATCTGAAGATCTATCACGCCTTCATCCGTGAGACGCGCGAACAGAGCGAGCCCTCGAGCAGCAACAGCGATGGGGAATGGGAGCATGTGGAGGCCACCAATGCCAGCGACACGTCAGCGCAGCCG CACCCGTTTCCTACTGGCGGCAATGATGCCTTGCCCGCCGGCTGGGAGGAGCGACAGGATGCCAATGGGCGCACATATTATGTGAATCATACGGCAAGGACGACGCAATGGGAGAGACCCACTGT TTTGAATAGCAACAGTGGCCAGTCGGCTGATCAACTGGCCTCGGATTTCCAGCGACGTTTTCACATCAGCGTGGACGAAACGGAGACTGGACGCTCGGCG GATGCCGTCAGTCGCAATAGTTTAGAGGATGAAAGCACAGCAGTAAACACACCAGAAGCAACCACACCAACCACAATCTCATCACCAAACACCACACCAACGATCCACAACGAGaacaatggcaatggcagtgGGAATATGTTGATCGATCCGACACAGGATACAACCAG TTTTGTTTACAATTCCCTGCGACATCCTGTTGCCGCTAGGCCACCCGAAATCTCAGCCACCAGCTTGCAAAACGATTTGCGTCCGGTGCGCCAGGCGCCCGATGTACCAGACATTGCCATGACCACGATCCTGACACGGCGGGCCATCGACAACATGGCCTACAATCTGGGACGGCACGAGCAGGAGCAtaaccaacagcagcagcagcagcagcggcaacagcgGCGGCGCCAGCAAATGCAGCTGCAtatacagcagcaccagcagcggcaacagcagcagaacagACAATTG AACGAAGACAACGATCACACAGACAGCCACAATTCCTCAGAGATCTCAGCTCCGCCCACCCGACGCAATTCCGAGGAAGACAATGCGGCTGTGCCACCACAGGATCAA AATGCTGGCGGCGAGGAGGAGGCACTGCCACCGCGCTGGTCCATGCAAGTGGCGCCCAACGGCCGCACTTTCTTCATTGACCATGCCTCGCGCCGCACCACCTGGATAGATCCACGCAATGGACGGGCCAGTCCCATGCCAAACCAGACACGACGCGTCGAGGACGACCTGGGACCCTTGCCGGAGGGCTGGGAGGAGCGTGTGCATACGGATGGGCGTGTATTCTACATAGATCACA ATACACGCACCACACAGTGGGAGGATCCACGTTTGTCCAATCCAAACATTGCCGGACAGGCGGTGCCCTATTCGAGGGATTACAAACAGAAATACGAGTATTTCAAGAGTCACATTAGAAAGCCT ACAAACGTACCAAATAAACTGGAAATACGCATTCGCCGTACATCCATATTGGAGGACTCGTACCGAATCATCAGTTCGGTGACAAAAACAGATCTACTGAAGACTAAGTTGTGGGTGGAATTTGAGGGAGAGACTGGTTTAG ATTACGGTGGCCTTGCTAGGGAGTGGTTCTATTTACTATCCAAAGAAATGTTTAATCCATACTACGGACTATTTGAGTACTCGGCGATGGATAACTACACATTGCAAATCAACAACGGCAGCGGTTTGTGCAACGAGGAGCATTTAAGTTACTTCAA ATTCATTGGACGGATTGCTGGCATGGCTGTATATCATGGCAAGCTGCTGGATGCCTTCTTTATTCGTCCTTTCTACAAGATGATGCTGCAAAAGCCCATCGACCTGAAGGACATGGAGTCTGTGGACACGGAGTACTACAACTCTTTGATGTGGATCAAGGAGAACGATCCGCGCATTCTGGAGCTGACATTCTGCCTGGACGATGATGTGCTCGGCCAGAAGAGCCAGCACGATCTGAAGCCTGGTGGCGCCAACATAGACGTGACCAATGAGAACAAAGACGAGTACATCAA GCTCGTCATTGAATGGCGCTTTGTCGCGCGCGTCAAGGAACAAATGTCGTCCTTTCTCGACGGCTTTGGCTCGATTATTCCCCTGAATCTGATAAAGATCTTCGATGAgcacgagctggagctgctAATGTGCGGCATCCAGAACATCGATGTCAAGGACTGGCGCGAGAATACGCTGTACAAGGGCGACTATCACATGAATCACATTATTATCCAATGGTTCTGGCGCGCCGTTCTCTCCTTTTCCAACGAGATGCGCTCTCGCCTCCTACAGTTCGTGACCGGCACCTCACGCGTGCCCATGAACGGTTTCAAAGAGCTGTACGGCTCGAATGGCCCACAGATGTTCACCATCGAGAAGTGGGGCACACCCAACAACTTTCCACGGGCACACACTTG CTTTAATCGCCTGGACCTGCCGCCCTATGAGGGCTACCTGCAGCTGAAGGACAAGCTGATCAAGGCCATTGAGGGCAGTCAAGGCTTCGCGGGTGTTGATTAA